A DNA window from Trichosurus vulpecula isolate mTriVul1 chromosome 2, mTriVul1.pri, whole genome shotgun sequence contains the following coding sequences:
- the TAS1R3 gene encoding taste receptor type 1 member 3: MGLLWALAMKMAIEEINNSSALLPGVYLGYDLYDTCTLPMVTMKPSLLFMSQIGSRDIGAYCNYTQYWPRVVAVIGPHSSELAVITGKLFGFFLMPQVSYGAGSDRLSNRELFPSFFRTIPSDRVQLQAIVELLSLFSWNWVAAVGSDDEYGRQGLSLFSSLANNRSICIAHEGALPLPRVQDSQDLGKVETLLRQINQSAVQVVVLFSSEAAARILFQYCIFTKVTPKVWVASEAWLVSDQVLKLPGIEGVGTILGFLLRGSSLPEFSDYVKQCLTQAANQTFCDTLGEAPPQTEDDVVGPQCPQCDHISLENISAGLQHHQTFSVYAAVYSVAHALHLSLGCNASGCPSQNRTRPWELVSKMYDLRFPARSLTLQFDNSGSVDMTYDLKLWVWHNNSEPEFLTVGSFRGSLKLNRSRIRWHSQGNQEPVSRCSRECEEGQVRRVKGFHSCCYDCLDCKAGTYRQNRDNLSCTACEHHQWSPDLSTQCFPRTIKFLAWREPVVIALLLLLLLAVSLSLAALGLFCHHWSSPVVRASGGNLSCFGLGCLTLVCLSVLQFPGQPSRVSCLAQQPLFHLPLTGCLSTLFLKSAEIFLASEFPGQAGRLRSWLHGPQVWLLVALLMLVEGALCTWYLLAFPQFMVTDWQALPREALVHCRVRSWFGFGLVHTVNVALAFLCFLGTFMVQSQAGRYNLARGITFAMLVYFITWISFIPLFANVHKLYQPAMQMAAILLCALGILATFYLPKCYLMLWEPHLNTQEFFQSFLELGPWDRGEDQEGKAAKKGNQ, translated from the exons ATGGGACTGCTGTGGGCACTGGCTATGAAGATGGCCATCGAGGAGATCAACAACTCATCAGCACTACTGCCAGGCGTATACCTGGGCTATGACCTCTATGACACCTGCACCCTGCCGATGGTGACCATGAAGCCCAGCCTCCTGTTCATGTCACAAATTGGGAGCCGGGACATCGGCGCCTACTGCAACTACACCCAGTACTGGCCCCGCGTGGTGGCAGTCATCGGCCCCCACTCCTCCGAGCTTGCCGTCATCACGGGCAAGCTCTTTGGCTTCTTCCTGATGCCCCAG GTTAGCTATGGGGCTGGCAGCGACCGGCTGAGCAACCGTGAGCTGTTCCCATCATTCTTCCGGACAATCCCCAGTGACCGGGTGCAGCTGCAGGCCATAGTGGAGCTGCTAAGCCTGTTTAGCTGGAATTGGGTGGCAGCTGTGGGCAGCGATGACGAGTATGGCCGCCAGGGCCTGAGCCTCTTCTCCAGCCTCGCCAACAACCGGAGCATCTGTATTGCCCACGAAGGCGCCCTGCCGCTGCCCAGGGTCCAGGACTCCCAGGATCTGGGTAAGGTGGAGACTCTCCTGCGGCAGATTAACCAGAGTGCTGTGCAGGTGGTGGTCCTGTTCTCCTCTGAGGCGGCTGCCCGCATCCTCTTCCAATACTGCATCTTCACCAAGGTGACCCCCAAGGTGTGGGTGGCCAGTGAGGCCTGGCTAGTGTCTGACCAGGTCCTCAAACTGCCTGGCATTGAAGGGGTGGGCACCATCCTAGGTTTCCTCCTGCGGGGCTCTTCGTTACCCGAATTCAGTGACTATGTTAAACAGTGCCTGACCCAGGCCGCCAACCAGACCTTCTGTGACACCCTGGGAGAGGCCCCGCCCCAGACTGAGGATGACGTGGTCGGGCCGCAGTGTCCCCAGTGTGACCACATCAGCCTCGAGAACATCTCAGCTGGTCTGCAGCATCACCAGACTTTCTCTGTCTATGCTGCCGTCTACAGCGTAGCTCATGCTCTCCACCTCTCCCTGGGCTGCAACGCCTCTGGATGCCCCTCCCAGAACCGCACTCGGCCCTGGGAG CTCGTGAGCAAGATGTATGATCTGCGCTTCCCCGCCCGCTCCCTCACCCTGCAATTCGACAACAGTGGGAGCGTGGACATGACCTATGACCTGAAGCTGTGGGTCTGGCACAATAACTCGGAGCCAGAGTTTCTTACCGTGGGCTCCTTCCGAGGGAGCCTGAAGCTCAATCGCTCCAGGATCCGCTGGCACAGTCAAGGGAATCAG GAACCTGTGTCCAGGTGTTCCCGAGAATGTGAGGAGGGCCAGGTGAGGAGGGTCAAAGGTTTCCACTCTTGCTGCTATGACTGTCTGGACTGCAAAGCTGGAACCTACAGACAGAACAGAG ATAACTTGTCCTGTACTGCCTGTGAACACCACCAGTGGTCTCCTGATCTCAGCACTCAATGTTTTCCCCGGACCATCAAATTCTTGGCGTGGAGAGAGCCGGTGGTAATTGCTttacttctgctgctgctgctggcggTGAGTCTGAGTCTGGCAGCTCTGGGGCTCTTTTGCCACCACTGGAGTTCTCCAGTGGTGCGGGCCTCGGGAGGCAATCTCAGCTGCTTTGGTCTGGGCTGCCTGACCCtggtctgcctcagtgtcctccagTTCCCAGGCCAGCCCAGCAGGGTCAGCTGCCTGGCTCAGCAGCCCCTCTTCCACCTGCCACTCACTGGATGCCTCAGCACCCTCTTCCTTAAATCGGCCGAGATCTTCCTGGCATCAGAGTTCCCAGGCCAGGCAGGGCGGCTTCGCAGCTGGCTACACGGGCCCCAGGTCTGGCTGCTGGTGGCTCTGCTGATGCTCGTAGAGGGAGCACTCTGCACCTGGTACCTGCTTGCTTTCCCCCAATTCATGGTGACTGACTGGCAGGCGCTGCCCCGCGAGGCCCTGGTGCATTGCCGGGTACGCTCCTGGTTTGGCTTTGGCTTGGTGCACACAGTCAATGTGGCACTGGCCTTCCTCTGTTTCCTGGGTACCTTCATGGTGCAGAGCCAGGCTGGGCGATATAATCTGGCCAGGGGCATCACCTTCGCCATGCTGGTGTACTTCATCACCTGGATCTCCTTCATCCCACTCTTTGCCAATGTGCACAAGCTCTACCAGCCAGCCATGCAGATGGCTGCCATCTTGCTCTGTGCCCTTGGGATCCTGGCCACTTTCTACCTGCCCAAGTGCTACCTGATGCTCTGGGAGCCACACCTCAACACTCAAGAGTTTTTCCAGAGCTTTCTGGAGCTGGGGCCATGGGATAGAGGAGAAGACCAGGAAGGGAAGGCTGCAAAGAAAGGGAACCAGTGA